The Salvia miltiorrhiza cultivar Shanhuang (shh) chromosome 1, IMPLAD_Smil_shh, whole genome shotgun sequence genome has a window encoding:
- the LOC131005907 gene encoding 7-deoxyloganetic acid glucosyl transferase-like, translated as MSCEQGQDLPPHVLIFPYPIQGHLNPMLNLAHLFCLFDFHVTFIISDFNHRRLLEHNTVPAAFARHPGFEFRALPDGLPDDHPRAGERAKDLIFSIEKVTVPLFKKMMVQENFLGGAARRRVTCFVADVMTLGAPDFAREHQLPLILFQTASAAFSWSHFCFPRLLQAQDIPFRGNSMDELVESVPGMEGFLRRRDLPSFYRVDDVNDPTLQAITERVTAKERVIFNTCEDLESPIVAEIQKHVTRIFSIGPIHEQIKYRLTEKKEEVSIIKANLWAEDQSCIDWLDAQPPKSVIYVSFGSITIMMREQVLEFWHGLLNSSQRFLWVIRPDSVIGNEGNDQVLAELVESSKENGLFVEWAPQEQILNHPAVGGFLTHSGWNSTLESIVAGVPMICWPYFADQTTNSRFVSEVWKIGLDIKDTCDRLIIEKVVRDLMEVRKNEFLEKAENMAKLVKKSVSKGGSSYTNMDDLVQYIKSLII; from the exons ATGAGCTGTGAACAAGGACAAGATCTCCCGCCGCACGTGCTGATTTTCCCTTATCCAATTCAGGGGCATCTCAACCCCATGCTCAATCTCGCGCATCTCTTCTGCTTATTCGACTTCCACGTCACCTTCATCATCTCCGACTTCAACCACCGCCGCCTCCTCGAGCACAACACCGTCCCCGCCGCTTTCGCCCGCCACCCGGGGTTCGAGTTCCGGGCTCTCCCCGACGGCCTACCTGACGACCACCCCCGCGCCGGGGAGAGAGCCAAGGACCTCATATTCTCCATCGAAAAAGTCACGGTGCCGCTCTTCAAGAAAATGATGGTCCAGGAGAATTTCTTGGGCGGCGCCGCCCGTAGACGCGTGACTTGCTTCGTTGCAGATGTTATGACTTTGGGCGCCCCCGACTTTGCTAGAGAGCATCAGCTTCCGCTCATCCTCTTCCAAACTGCTAGCGCCGCCTTCTCCTGGTCTCATTTTTGCTTTCCTCGGCTGCTTCAAGCTCAAGATATTCCTTTCCGAG GAAACTCGATGGATGAATTAGTTGAAAGTGTACCCGGAATGGAAGGTTTTCTCCGGCGGCGCGACCTTCCGAGTTTTTACCGTGTTGATGATGTAAACGACCCTACTCTTCAAGCAATAACAGAGAGGGTAACTGCCAAGGAAAGGGTCATATTTAACACTTGTGAAGATCTTGAGAGTCCTATAGTTGCAGAGATACAGAAGCATGTGACGAGAATTTTCTCCATCGGTCCCATCCACGAGCAAATTAAATACAGACTGACGGAGAAGAAGGAGGAGGTCTCCATCATCAAGGCGAATCTATGGGCGGAAGACCAGAGCTGCATCGATTGGCTGGATGCGCAGCCCCCTAAATCTGTCATCTATGTGAGCTTTGGGAGCATTACAATTATGATGAGAGagcaagtgttagagttctggCACGGCTTGCTCAACAGCTCGCAGAGATTCTTGTGGGTGATAAGGCCGGATTCCGTCATCGGGAATGAAGGAAATGATCAAGTTTTGGCTGAATTAGTAGAAAGTAGTAAAGAAAATGGTTTGTTTGTGGAGTGGGCGCCGCAGGAGCAGATTCTCAACCACCCCGCAGTGGGGGGATTCTTGACGCACAGTGGATGGAACTCGACTCTCGAGAGCATTGTGGCCGGCGTGCCGATGATATGTTGGCCTTATTTTGCTGATCAAACCACTAATAGTAGGTTTGTGAGTGAGGTTTGGAAGATTGGATTGGACATAAAAGATACTTGTGATAGATTGATTATTGAGAAGGTGGTGAGAGATTTGATGGAAGTGAGAAAAAATGAGTTTTTGGAAAAGGCAGAGAATATGGCAAAACTTGTGAAAAAGTCTGTTAGTAAAGGTGGTTCGTCGTATACTAATATGGATGACCTAGTTCAGTATATCAAGTCATTGATAATTTGA
- the LOC131005949 gene encoding uncharacterized protein LOC131005949 — protein sequence MLECTNWHIFVTRMPPKRGRPARNNNNLRNRNAVPEEPQDARGHNTSPPPPTRRVEELFLRQNPPTFDGTSEPAEAEIWVRAMERIFNFLRCTDKERLSCVSFQLTGSADFWWEARRKILTPEQWASYTWEDFKTRLYDKYIPKSYRKKKEAEFYELKQGKKSVVEYDKEFCNLSRFAPQQVDTEEKMAEKFCAGLRYEIKMALASHGGLSYTESLNRALDVEAAMPSDKSAPLLISTPNDPPVASHTLKGKRKWDNNKDNINQTNKKVWQQKERAEQFIQQRHEAQTNLEPTGGNQGQRGISPCPNCGKMHRGICRAGTNGCYNCGQKGHYSTQCPNRQ from the coding sequence atgctagagtgtactaattggcacatcttTGTTActagaatgccgcctaagagaggacgccctgcgagaaacaataacaatctcagaaaccgtaacgctgtaccagaagaaccacaagatgctcgaggacataacaCATCTcctccgcccccaactaggagagtcgaagaactctttttaaggcagaacccacctacgtttgacggaacgagtgaaccggctgaagctgagatttgggtgcgtgcaatggaacgcattttcaactttctacgttgtactgataaggagcgcctatcttgcgtctcattccagctaacaggatcagctgacttctggtgggaagcacgtcgaaaaattctgacacctgagcaatgggcaagttatacttgggaagattttaagacaagattatatgataaatatattccgaaaagctataggaagaagaaagaagctgagttctacgagttgaagcaaggaaagaaatctgtggttgaatacgacaaggaattctgcaacctgtcgaggtttgctccacaacaagtggacacagaggagaagatggcagagaaattttgtgccggactgcggtacgaaattaagatggctctagcaagccacggaggactctcatacacggagtctctgaacagggcacttgacgttgaagctgcaatgccgtcggacaagtcagccccattgttgatctcaacgccaaatgatccaccagtagcctcacatactctcaaagggaagcgcaagtgggacaacaacaaagacaatatcaatcagactaATAAGAAAGTGTGGCAACAAAAAgaacgggccgaacagtttattcaacaaaggcacgaggcacagactaatCTCGAGCCAACTGGAGGTAACCAAGGTCAGagaggaatttcaccttgcccaaattgcggtaagatgcataggggtatctgtcgggctggaactaacggttgttacaattgtggccaaaaaggtcactactccacgcaatgccccaacagacaaTGA
- the LOC131005959 gene encoding probable sugar phosphate/phosphate translocator At3g11320 isoform X1, with translation MVAAKSQGRLFTIGLVASWYSSNIGVLLLNKYLLSNYGFKYPIFLTMCHMTACSLLSYIAIAWMKMVPMQTIRSRVQFMKISALSLIFCASVVSGNISLKYLPVSFNQAIGATTPFFTAVFAYLMTLKREAWLTYFTLVPVVTGVVIASGGEPSFHLFGFIMCIGATAARALKSVVQGILLSSEGEKLNSMNLLLYMAPIAVVLLLPVTLLMEENVVGITLALAREDFRIIWLLLFNSALAYFVNLTNFLVTKHTSALTLQVLGNAKGAVAVVVSILIFKNPVSVTGMLGYSLTVLGVILYSEAKKRTK, from the exons ATGGTGGCGGCGAAATCTCAGGGGCGGCTGTTCACGATCGGGCTGGTGGCGTCGTGGTACTCGTCGAACATTGGGGTTTTGCTGCTGAACAAGTATTTGCTGAGCAATTACGGGTTCAAGTACCCGATTTTCTTGACGATGTGCCACATGACGGCGTGCTCGTTGCTCAGCTACATCGCGATCGCGTGGATGAAGATGGTGCCGATGCAGACGATAAGATCTAGGGTTCAGTTCATGAAGATCTCGGCGCTCAGCTTGATCTTCTGCGCTTCCGTTGTCAGCGGCAACATCTCGCTCAAGTACCTGCCCGTGAGCTTCAATCAGGCGATTGGCGCCACGACGCCGTTTTTCACTGCGGTGTTTGCGTACTTGATGACGCTCAAGAGGGAAGCGTGGTTGACTTATTTTACATTGGTTCCTGTAGTTACTGGAGTTGTCATCGCGAGTGGG GGTGAGCCTAGTTTCCATTTATTCGGGTTTATCATGTGTATTGGTGCAACAGCTGCAAGGGCACTCAAGTCAGTGGTTCAGGGTATTTTGCTTTCTTCTGAAGG GGAAAAGCTGAATTCTATGAATCTGCTCCTCTATATGGCTCCTATAGCTGTAGTACTTCTACTTCCTGTAACACTCCTCATGGAAGAAAATGTTGTTGGCATCACATTGGCCCTAGCAAGAGAGGATTTCAGAATTATTTGGTTACTGCTGTTCAATTCCGCGCTTGCATATTTTGTAAATTTGACAAATTTTCTGGTCACGAAGCACACCAGTGCCCTCACTCTTCAG GTCCTCGGAAATGCTAAAGGGGCAGTGGCGGTTGTAGTCTCCATATTAATTTTCAAGAACCCCGTCTCTGTCACTGGAATGCTTGGATATTCACTGACAGTCTTGGGCGTTATCCTGTATAGTGAAGCCAAGAAGCGTACCAAATGA
- the LOC131005959 gene encoding probable sugar phosphate/phosphate translocator At3g11320 isoform X2 — MVAAKSQGRLFTIGLVASWYSSNIGVLLLNKYLLSNYGFKYPIFLTMCHMTACSLLSYIAIAWMKMVPMQTIRSRVQFMKISALSLIFCASVVSGNISLKYLPVSFNQAIGATTPFFTAVFAYLMTLKREAWLTYFTLVPVVTGVVIASGGEPSFHLFGFIMCIGATAARALKSVVQGILLSSEGEKLNSMNLLLYMAPIAVVLLLPVTLLMEENVVGITLALAREDFRIIWLLLFNSALAYFVNLTNFLVTKHTSALTLQIFVLEYYQFVKSNIVSYLKKNELNWEVDARVGIIAVFEGE; from the exons ATGGTGGCGGCGAAATCTCAGGGGCGGCTGTTCACGATCGGGCTGGTGGCGTCGTGGTACTCGTCGAACATTGGGGTTTTGCTGCTGAACAAGTATTTGCTGAGCAATTACGGGTTCAAGTACCCGATTTTCTTGACGATGTGCCACATGACGGCGTGCTCGTTGCTCAGCTACATCGCGATCGCGTGGATGAAGATGGTGCCGATGCAGACGATAAGATCTAGGGTTCAGTTCATGAAGATCTCGGCGCTCAGCTTGATCTTCTGCGCTTCCGTTGTCAGCGGCAACATCTCGCTCAAGTACCTGCCCGTGAGCTTCAATCAGGCGATTGGCGCCACGACGCCGTTTTTCACTGCGGTGTTTGCGTACTTGATGACGCTCAAGAGGGAAGCGTGGTTGACTTATTTTACATTGGTTCCTGTAGTTACTGGAGTTGTCATCGCGAGTGGG GGTGAGCCTAGTTTCCATTTATTCGGGTTTATCATGTGTATTGGTGCAACAGCTGCAAGGGCACTCAAGTCAGTGGTTCAGGGTATTTTGCTTTCTTCTGAAGG GGAAAAGCTGAATTCTATGAATCTGCTCCTCTATATGGCTCCTATAGCTGTAGTACTTCTACTTCCTGTAACACTCCTCATGGAAGAAAATGTTGTTGGCATCACATTGGCCCTAGCAAGAGAGGATTTCAGAATTATTTGGTTACTGCTGTTCAATTCCGCGCTTGCATATTTTGTAAATTTGACAAATTTTCTGGTCACGAAGCACACCAGTGCCCTCACTCTTCAG ATCTTTGTTCTCGAGTATTACCAATTTGTAAAATCTAATATAGTctcctatttaaaaaaaaatgaattgaatTGGGAAGTCGATGCGAGGGTCGGAATAATTGCTGTGTTTGAAGGAGAATGA
- the LOC131012638 gene encoding uncharacterized protein LOC131012638: MKFFEGFYNTCKENWGSSMSDDQITQQAQTMFEVNFKKQFSYIKAWKVLRECERFMSQAGNVHSAKKSKGSDGGATTTSSEPSVTTRPQGQKAAKRDKGKAKKGEGSSGGGSTFSDALEKVVESMREHALKTGEIAEG, encoded by the exons ATGAAATTCTTCGAGGGATTCTACAACACTTGCAAGGAGAATTGGGGGAGTAGTATGAGCGACGATCAAATCACCCAACAAGCCCAGACGATGTTCGAGGTgaatttcaagaagcaattctcctacatcaaagcttggaaagtgcttCGCGAATGTGAAAGATTCATGTCGCAAGCCGGGAATGTCCACTCCGCAAAGaagtcgaagggctccgatggtggAGCAACCACCACTTCTTCGGAGCCAAGTGTCACGACGAGGCCTCAAGGTCAAAAAGCGGCAAAGCGAGACAAGGGCAAGGCGAAGAAGGGAGAAGGGTCTTCGGGAGGAGGGTCGACGTTCTCCGACGCCCTCGAGAAGGTGGTCGAAAGCATGAGGGAGCATGCTCTGAAAACGGGGGAAATCGCCGAG GGATAG